One Myxococcales bacterium genomic window carries:
- a CDS encoding SpoIIE family protein phosphatase, with translation MVEAALAAAALLALGGLAAATRAPAILAVATGLATAAMVAVGRTASLAEVATAPARDRALEALIDALEFAESDHEIGATVRAQLGRAGPLADVRIWLGDDALRPAGDRTGPELAVPAEVRAFLLRLDRPIPIGDLATERLGRLRPPLLAWAGAIGADVLVPLCERDQLIGLVVGNLTGGRALRDLERRQLAEGARAIARAHTVTSLRRGIEARASLSREVELADVVRQARTSGGRRMVAGVEVAIAYHPAAHVAGDLWFTGELADGRAFVLIGDVTGRGTPAALVSAAVIGACQSATGLADATATPASVLTHLHQVVRAIDGGRHRVTATALMIERAQGDAPGRVSLAIAGHRGGYLARASGAGDAIELVPLVGRGAPLGEPEWRTSELAHDLAPGDTIVVVSDGVTAARNRAGAAWGERRLQRTLRGASGGVALAEVTLAALDDHVGDNRLDDDVLVVAVAP, from the coding sequence TTGGTCGAGGCCGCCCTCGCCGCCGCGGCGCTGCTCGCGCTCGGCGGGCTCGCGGCCGCCACCCGGGCGCCGGCGATCCTGGCGGTCGCGACCGGGCTCGCCACCGCGGCGATGGTCGCCGTCGGGCGCACCGCGAGCCTGGCCGAGGTGGCGACGGCGCCAGCCCGCGACCGCGCGCTCGAGGCGTTGATCGACGCGCTCGAGTTCGCCGAGAGCGACCACGAGATCGGCGCGACCGTGCGCGCGCAGCTGGGGCGGGCCGGCCCGCTGGCCGACGTCCGGATCTGGCTCGGCGACGACGCGCTGCGCCCCGCCGGCGATCGCACCGGCCCGGAGCTGGCGGTCCCAGCCGAGGTGCGCGCGTTCCTGCTCCGCCTCGATCGCCCCATCCCGATCGGCGATCTCGCGACCGAGCGCCTCGGCCGGCTGCGCCCGCCGCTGCTGGCCTGGGCCGGCGCGATCGGCGCCGACGTGCTGGTGCCGCTGTGCGAGCGCGACCAGCTGATCGGGCTCGTGGTCGGCAACCTGACCGGCGGCCGCGCGCTGCGCGATCTCGAGCGCCGCCAGCTCGCCGAGGGCGCGCGCGCGATCGCCCGGGCCCACACCGTCACCAGCCTGCGCCGGGGGATCGAGGCCCGCGCGTCGCTGTCGCGCGAGGTCGAGCTGGCCGACGTCGTGCGCCAGGCCCGCACCAGCGGCGGCCGCCGGATGGTCGCCGGCGTCGAGGTCGCGATCGCCTACCATCCGGCCGCGCACGTCGCCGGCGACCTGTGGTTCACCGGCGAGCTGGCCGACGGCCGCGCGTTCGTGCTGATCGGCGACGTCACCGGCCGCGGCACGCCGGCGGCGCTGGTGTCGGCCGCGGTGATCGGCGCGTGCCAGAGCGCGACCGGCCTGGCCGACGCGACCGCGACGCCGGCCTCGGTGCTCACCCACCTCCACCAGGTCGTGCGCGCGATCGACGGCGGCCGGCACCGGGTCACCGCGACCGCGCTGATGATCGAGCGCGCCCAGGGCGACGCGCCCGGCCGGGTCAGCCTGGCGATCGCCGGCCACCGCGGCGGCTACCTGGCGCGGGCCTCCGGGGCCGGCGACGCGATCGAGCTGGTGCCGCTGGTCGGGCGCGGCGCGCCGCTGGGCGAGCCCGAGTGGCGCACCTCCGAGCTCGCCCACGACCTCGCGCCTGGCGACACCATCGTGGTCGTCAGCGACGGCGTCACCGCGGCCCGCAACCGCGCCGGGGCCGCGTGGGGCGAGCGTCGGCTGCAGCGGACGCTGCGCGGCGCCAGCGGCGGCGTCGCCCTGGCCGAGGTCACGCTCGCCGCGCTCGATGATCACGTCGGCGACAACCGCCTCGACGACGACGTCCTGGTGGTCGCGGTCGCGCCGTGA
- a CDS encoding hsp70 family protein, with product MPARFLIGIDLGTTNTAVAYVDTAAADPRVRVFEVPQLVAPGETGPRRQLPSFVYLPGEHDLAPAETALPWRPVGAGGREVVGELARSQGARNPQRMIASAKSWLCHAGVDRRAEILPWGGEDGPRRSPVAAQAQVLAHLRDAWDHAFGPATPFVEQDVVVTCPASFDEAARELTVEAAGKAGLTAVVLLEEPQAAFYAWVDGHRSAARALTPGDRVLVFDVGGGTSDFTLISVDADGGFARVAVGDHLLLGGDNVDLTLAKLVEQRLTAAGGKRLDALQWHGLVHACRLAKEALLAEAPLDEVPITVAARGSRLIAGTLRDRVTRAELDAVLLEGFFPVVPATATPTRGRGGLQELGLPYASDPAITRHLAGFLARHGGGRVDAVLFNGGAMTPAVLRARVLDQLAAWRGDGVRPRELTADAPELAVAVGAAHYGLVRRGLAARIRGGTPRAFYLGVDGGDAATAVCLAPKGLDEGSAAELDRDFTLVTNRPVRFKLYSSSSRADAAGALVPIGDGRAETLEDGSDLLELPPIVTVLRAPGRSSVDVRLQIAITELGAVEVWCVERARSDRPGRWRLAFDMRAGGAAAATGDDELPVAHPRLGEARARTQAAFTGDSALLAPLVRELEDLLEARRDEWSATTARGLFDALIDVPDARKRSADHEQRWLGLAGSCLRPGTGAPLDAWRIKQVWGVFNEGLVFGKTEASRLAWWILWRRVSGGMTSGQQEQIYDRLAKLLLPNALQNKKLAEVKASRQELGEMWRAVASLERIPVAHKLKLGDELMRRMDTRKGREDGVLVWALGRIGARVPLYGPLNTVVPASKAAAWLTTLLGWDWPEPDKAAFAIAQLARRTDDRARDLDEPLRARAAAAVRAMPGGERGAILIEQVVALEAREERVVMGDTLPAGLRLKRDDA from the coding sequence ATGCCTGCCCGCTTTCTGATCGGCATCGATCTCGGCACCACCAACACGGCGGTGGCGTACGTCGACACCGCCGCGGCCGATCCCCGGGTCCGCGTGTTCGAGGTGCCACAGCTGGTCGCGCCCGGCGAGACCGGACCGCGTCGCCAGCTGCCGTCGTTCGTGTACCTGCCCGGGGAGCACGATCTGGCGCCGGCCGAGACCGCCCTGCCGTGGCGCCCCGTCGGCGCCGGCGGCCGCGAGGTCGTCGGCGAGCTGGCCCGCTCCCAGGGCGCGCGCAACCCGCAGCGCATGATCGCCTCGGCCAAGTCGTGGCTGTGCCACGCCGGGGTCGATCGCCGGGCCGAGATCCTGCCCTGGGGCGGCGAGGACGGCCCGCGGCGGTCGCCGGTGGCGGCCCAGGCCCAGGTCCTGGCGCACCTGCGCGACGCCTGGGATCACGCCTTCGGGCCGGCGACGCCGTTCGTCGAGCAGGACGTGGTCGTGACCTGCCCGGCGTCGTTCGACGAGGCCGCCCGCGAGCTGACGGTCGAGGCCGCCGGCAAGGCCGGGCTGACCGCGGTGGTGCTGCTCGAGGAGCCCCAGGCCGCGTTCTACGCCTGGGTCGACGGCCACCGCAGCGCGGCCCGGGCGCTGACCCCGGGCGACCGGGTGCTGGTGTTCGACGTCGGCGGCGGCACCTCGGACTTCACGCTGATCAGCGTCGACGCCGACGGCGGCTTCGCCCGGGTCGCGGTCGGCGACCACCTGCTCCTGGGCGGCGACAACGTCGATCTGACCCTGGCCAAGCTGGTCGAGCAGCGCCTGACCGCCGCCGGCGGCAAGCGCCTCGACGCGCTGCAGTGGCACGGCCTGGTCCACGCGTGTCGGCTGGCCAAGGAGGCGCTCCTGGCCGAGGCGCCGCTCGACGAGGTGCCGATCACCGTGGCCGCGCGCGGCAGCCGACTGATCGCCGGCACCCTGCGCGATCGCGTGACCCGGGCCGAGCTCGACGCGGTCTTGCTCGAGGGCTTCTTCCCGGTGGTGCCGGCGACGGCCACGCCCACCCGCGGCCGCGGCGGCCTCCAGGAGCTGGGGCTGCCCTACGCCAGCGATCCGGCGATCACCCGCCACCTGGCCGGCTTCCTGGCCCGCCACGGCGGCGGCCGCGTCGACGCGGTGCTGTTCAACGGCGGCGCGATGACGCCGGCGGTGCTCCGCGCGCGGGTCCTCGACCAGCTGGCGGCCTGGCGCGGCGACGGCGTGCGCCCCCGCGAGCTGACCGCCGACGCGCCCGAGCTGGCGGTGGCGGTCGGCGCCGCGCACTACGGCCTCGTGCGGCGCGGCCTCGCGGCCCGCATCCGCGGCGGCACCCCGCGCGCGTTCTACCTGGGCGTCGACGGCGGTGACGCCGCGACGGCGGTGTGCCTCGCGCCCAAGGGGCTCGACGAGGGCAGCGCGGCCGAGCTCGATCGCGACTTCACCCTGGTCACCAACCGCCCGGTGCGGTTCAAGCTGTACTCGTCGAGCTCCCGCGCCGACGCGGCCGGGGCGCTGGTGCCGATCGGCGACGGCCGGGCCGAGACGCTCGAGGACGGCAGCGACCTGCTCGAGCTGCCGCCGATCGTCACGGTGCTGCGGGCGCCCGGCCGCAGCTCGGTCGACGTGCGCCTGCAGATCGCGATCACCGAGCTGGGCGCGGTCGAGGTGTGGTGCGTCGAGCGCGCCCGCAGTGATCGCCCGGGCCGGTGGCGCCTGGCCTTCGACATGCGCGCCGGCGGCGCCGCGGCCGCCACGGGGGACGACGAGCTGCCGGTCGCGCACCCGCGGCTGGGCGAGGCCCGGGCCCGGACCCAGGCGGCGTTCACCGGCGACAGCGCCCTGCTCGCGCCGCTGGTGCGCGAGCTCGAGGACCTGCTCGAGGCCCGGCGCGACGAGTGGTCGGCCACGACCGCGCGCGGGCTGTTCGACGCGCTCATCGACGTGCCCGACGCGCGCAAGCGCTCGGCCGACCACGAGCAGCGCTGGCTGGGGCTGGCCGGGTCGTGCCTGCGGCCCGGCACCGGCGCGCCGCTCGACGCCTGGCGCATCAAGCAGGTCTGGGGCGTGTTCAACGAGGGCCTGGTGTTCGGCAAGACCGAGGCGTCGCGCCTGGCCTGGTGGATCCTGTGGCGCCGGGTCAGCGGCGGGATGACCAGCGGCCAGCAGGAGCAGATCTACGACCGCCTGGCCAAGCTGCTCCTGCCCAACGCGCTCCAGAACAAGAAGCTGGCCGAGGTGAAGGCGTCGCGCCAGGAGCTGGGCGAGATGTGGCGTGCGGTCGCCAGCCTCGAGCGCATCCCGGTGGCGCACAAGCTCAAGCTCGGCGACGAGCTGATGCGGCGGATGGACACGCGCAAGGGCCGCGAGGACGGGGTGCTGGTCTGGGCGCTGGGCCGCATCGGCGCGCGCGTGCCGCTGTACGGTCCGCTCAACACCGTCGTCCCGGCGAGCAAGGCCGCGGCCTGGCTCACCACGCTCCTGGGCTGGGACTGGCCCGAGCCCGACAAGGCCGCGTTCGCGATCGCGCAGCTGGCGCGACGCACCGACGATCGCGCGCGCGATCTCGACGAGCCCTTGCGCGCGCGGGCGGCCGCGGCGGTGCGGGCGATGCCCGGGGGCGAGCGCGGCGCGATCCTGATCGAGCAGGTGGTCGCGCTCGAGGCCCGCGAGGAGCGCGTCGTCATGGGCGACACGCTGCCAGCCGGCCTGAGGCTCAAGCGCGACGACGCCTGA
- a CDS encoding TROVE domain-containing protein: protein MFKFTKHFSTTATSQAQAIPGTNQVANSAGGYTWAVDDWVRLDRFLILGSEGGTFYIREPKLTADNATAVARCIAADGARVVTRLVEISTAGRAPKTDPTIFALAMCAKLGDEATRKAAYAALPVICRTGTHLMHFAEYAQGFGGWGRGMRKAVAAWFNDKPARDLAYQLVKYGSRDGWSTRDLLRLAHPRAASPSHDRLFAWVTSGAISDEAKADEALGLLTAVDELKRCDRVTGAAALVRAHRIPREAVPTTWLTFAEIWDALLADMPMTAMIRNLATMTRVGLIKPGSDAARTVAARLGDGARLHKARVHPIAALAALTTYKSGHGARGGGTWTPVGTVVDALDGAFYQAFKAVEPSGKRTILALDVSGSMSSGVIAGVPGVTPRIGSAAMALVTAATERDHHFVAFTAAAGGGHGGKWGGGEPGLRPLAISPRQRLDDVCKAVSDLPFGGTDCALPMIWAERNRVDVDTFVIYTDSETWAGSVHPAQAIRAYRQARGIAAKVVVVGMTSNGFSIADPGDAGMLDVVGFDTATPAVISDYARA from the coding sequence ATGTTCAAGTTCACCAAGCACTTCTCCACCACGGCCACGTCGCAGGCCCAGGCGATCCCCGGTACCAACCAGGTCGCCAACTCCGCGGGCGGCTACACCTGGGCCGTCGACGACTGGGTCCGGCTCGACCGGTTCCTGATCCTCGGCAGCGAGGGCGGCACCTTCTACATCCGGGAGCCCAAGCTCACCGCCGACAACGCGACCGCGGTCGCGCGCTGCATCGCCGCCGACGGCGCCCGGGTCGTGACCCGGCTGGTCGAGATCTCGACCGCCGGCCGCGCGCCCAAGACCGACCCGACGATCTTCGCGCTCGCCATGTGCGCGAAGCTCGGCGACGAGGCGACCCGCAAGGCCGCCTACGCCGCGCTGCCGGTCATCTGCCGCACGGGCACCCACCTGATGCACTTCGCCGAGTACGCCCAGGGCTTCGGCGGCTGGGGTCGCGGCATGCGCAAGGCGGTCGCCGCCTGGTTCAACGACAAGCCGGCGCGCGACCTCGCGTACCAGCTGGTCAAGTACGGCAGCCGGGACGGCTGGTCGACGCGGGACCTCCTGCGGCTGGCCCACCCGCGCGCGGCGTCGCCGTCGCACGATCGGCTGTTCGCGTGGGTGACCTCGGGCGCGATCTCGGACGAGGCCAAGGCCGACGAGGCCCTGGGCCTGCTGACCGCGGTCGACGAGCTCAAGCGCTGCGACCGGGTCACCGGCGCCGCGGCGCTGGTGCGCGCGCACCGGATCCCGCGCGAGGCGGTGCCGACCACCTGGCTGACCTTCGCCGAGATCTGGGACGCGCTCCTGGCCGACATGCCCATGACGGCCATGATCCGCAACCTCGCGACCATGACGCGGGTCGGGCTGATCAAGCCCGGCAGCGACGCGGCCCGCACGGTGGCGGCGCGGCTCGGGGACGGCGCTCGCCTGCACAAGGCGCGCGTCCACCCGATCGCGGCGCTCGCGGCCCTGACCACGTACAAGAGCGGTCACGGCGCGCGCGGCGGCGGCACCTGGACCCCGGTGGGGACGGTCGTCGATGCCCTCGACGGCGCGTTCTACCAGGCGTTCAAGGCGGTCGAGCCGAGCGGCAAGCGCACGATCCTGGCGCTCGACGTGTCGGGCTCGATGAGCTCGGGCGTGATCGCCGGGGTGCCCGGCGTGACGCCGCGGATCGGCAGCGCCGCGATGGCGCTGGTGACCGCCGCGACCGAGCGTGACCACCACTTCGTCGCCTTCACCGCGGCGGCCGGCGGTGGCCACGGCGGCAAGTGGGGCGGCGGCGAGCCGGGCCTGCGCCCGCTCGCGATCTCGCCGCGGCAGCGGCTCGACGACGTCTGCAAGGCCGTCAGCGACCTGCCGTTCGGTGGCACCGACTGCGCGCTGCCCATGATCTGGGCCGAGCGCAACCGCGTGGATGTCGACACGTTCGTCATCTACACGGACAGCGAGACGTGGGCCGGGAGCGTGCACCCGGCGCAGGCGATCCGCGCGTACCGTCAGGCGCGTGGCATCGCGGCGAAGGTGGTGGTGGTGGGGATGACCTCGAACGGGTTCAGCATCGCTGACCCGGGCGATGCCGGCATGCTCGACGTGGTCGGTTTCGACACGGCGACGCCGGCGGTCATCAGCGACTACGCGCGCGCCTGA
- a CDS encoding HNH endonuclease, producing MATRTLLLSQGFEPIKVISWQRALTLLTLGKVEVIEEYDAEVKTVSFVIKAPAVVRLLRAFRRHAKPVKFSRVNIYARDGYRCQYCGVRCTLAELTYDHVIPRARGGRTTWENIVTCCYPCNGAKGNRTPREAGLELRKQPARPTWVPAVTIRVSTRSVPEAWRDYLYWTGEIDADPAAA from the coding sequence GTGGCGACGCGAACTCTGCTCCTGTCGCAGGGCTTCGAGCCGATCAAGGTCATCTCGTGGCAGCGCGCCCTCACGCTGCTCACCCTCGGCAAGGTCGAGGTCATCGAGGAGTACGACGCCGAGGTCAAGACGGTGTCGTTCGTCATCAAGGCCCCGGCGGTCGTGCGCCTCCTGCGCGCGTTCCGGCGGCACGCCAAGCCGGTGAAGTTCTCGCGCGTGAACATCTACGCGCGTGACGGCTACCGCTGCCAGTACTGCGGCGTGCGCTGCACGCTGGCCGAGCTCACCTACGACCACGTGATCCCGCGCGCCCGTGGCGGCCGCACCACGTGGGAGAACATCGTCACCTGCTGCTACCCGTGCAACGGCGCCAAGGGCAACCGGACGCCGCGGGAGGCCGGCCTCGAGCTGCGCAAGCAGCCGGCCCGGCCGACCTGGGTGCCGGCGGTGACGATCCGGGTGAGCACGCGCTCGGTGCCCGAGGCCTGGCGCGACTACCTGTACTGGACCGGCGAGATCGACGCCGATCCGGCGGCGGCGTGA
- a CDS encoding ferritin-like domain-containing protein, with protein MGIFGATQLRYDMFDLARSAEEARRLHKCASIYHRGQEAAWDGRAVLAELVARHGGVQVEPAARAALERVFAIILWGELAAWKISAQLADRLVPLEAKLAATSQAFDEARHFYVMHDYLTALGYQPGPLPRAPQALLELVLGTDELAEKLMGMQLMIETMALALFQAVRERAIEPVLTELLRYFERDEARHVGLGMQYVPSLVAEMSRPRLLRLGTFQVRLMFLALSELRVMAPDLATLGLDPRVLIESTRAKQLAALGVAYGAAGITLDRNRNPAAMALNAAVELWFPETPTALPTRARRAWSAFWQVRRPGSVASAFAAHEHTITTARGTLAPDEPS; from the coding sequence ATGGGCATCTTCGGCGCGACCCAGCTCCGCTACGACATGTTCGATCTCGCGCGCTCGGCCGAGGAGGCCCGCCGCCTGCACAAGTGCGCCTCGATCTACCACCGCGGCCAGGAGGCGGCGTGGGACGGACGCGCGGTGCTGGCCGAGCTCGTCGCGCGCCACGGCGGCGTCCAGGTCGAGCCCGCGGCCCGGGCCGCGCTCGAGCGGGTGTTCGCGATCATCCTGTGGGGCGAGCTGGCGGCGTGGAAGATCTCCGCGCAGCTCGCGGATCGGCTGGTGCCGCTCGAGGCCAAGCTGGCCGCGACCAGCCAGGCGTTCGACGAGGCCCGGCACTTCTACGTGATGCACGACTACCTGACGGCGCTGGGCTACCAGCCGGGGCCGCTGCCGCGCGCGCCCCAGGCGCTGCTCGAGCTGGTGCTGGGCACCGACGAGCTGGCCGAGAAGCTGATGGGCATGCAGCTCATGATCGAGACGATGGCGCTGGCGCTGTTCCAGGCGGTGCGCGAGCGGGCGATCGAGCCGGTGCTGACCGAGCTGCTCCGCTACTTCGAGCGCGACGAGGCCCGCCACGTCGGCCTCGGCATGCAGTACGTGCCCAGCCTGGTCGCCGAGATGTCGCGCCCGCGCCTGCTGCGGCTGGGCACGTTCCAGGTCCGCCTGATGTTCCTGGCGCTCTCCGAGCTGCGGGTGATGGCGCCCGATCTCGCCACGCTCGGGCTCGACCCGCGGGTGCTGATCGAGAGCACGCGCGCCAAGCAGCTCGCCGCGCTCGGGGTCGCCTACGGCGCCGCGGGCATCACGCTCGATCGCAACCGCAACCCGGCGGCGATGGCGCTCAACGCCGCGGTCGAGCTGTGGTTCCCCGAGACGCCGACGGCGCTGCCGACGCGCGCGCGCCGGGCCTGGAGCGCGTTCTGGCAGGTCCGGCGACCGGGCTCGGTGGCCAGCGCGTTCGCGGCCCACGAGCACACGATCACCACCGCGCGCGGCACGCTCGCTCCCGACGAGCCCAGCTGA
- a CDS encoding SUMF1/EgtB/PvdO family nonheme iron enzyme produces MATLDQAALSLASWDRTDDHRRRIIAAEVAAHVGGTLVALEDDAQGDQVHRVALIDVGGVHLALIPGGTIALGWDRSRPDGLTEAQRIAADADGGRFADELVASLSPTRVVTLAPFLLEVTPRAIGGWVDDLGDDPLAEIAERVAAEGFRLPTDDEWEHAARGGTTTLFRWGDAWPDGVPRPRATHFVGHHVPSAFGVHLLDDPYQVEVVAAPLGFRGGDGGGAVCGGRSGPACWLSFASAYRWPAAAWDDVLFEALETAWVRRALSLG; encoded by the coding sequence ATGGCCACACTCGATCAGGCCGCGTTGTCGCTCGCCAGCTGGGACCGCACCGACGACCACCGCCGCCGGATCATCGCCGCCGAGGTCGCGGCGCACGTCGGCGGCACGCTGGTCGCGCTCGAGGACGACGCCCAGGGCGACCAGGTCCACCGGGTCGCGCTGATCGACGTGGGCGGCGTCCACCTGGCGCTGATCCCGGGCGGCACGATCGCGCTGGGCTGGGATCGGTCGCGCCCCGACGGCCTGACCGAGGCGCAACGCATCGCGGCGGACGCCGACGGCGGCCGGTTCGCGGACGAGCTGGTCGCGTCGCTGTCCCCGACCCGGGTCGTGACGCTGGCGCCGTTCCTGCTCGAGGTGACGCCGCGCGCGATCGGCGGCTGGGTCGACGACCTCGGCGACGATCCGCTGGCCGAGATCGCCGAGCGCGTGGCGGCCGAGGGCTTCCGGCTGCCGACCGACGACGAGTGGGAGCACGCGGCCCGCGGCGGCACCACCACGTTGTTCCGGTGGGGCGACGCCTGGCCCGACGGCGTGCCGCGCCCGCGCGCGACCCACTTCGTCGGCCACCACGTGCCGAGCGCGTTCGGCGTCCACCTCCTCGACGATCCCTACCAGGTCGAGGTCGTGGCGGCGCCGCTGGGGTTCCGCGGCGGCGACGGCGGCGGCGCGGTGTGCGGCGGCCGGTCCGGCCCGGCGTGCTGGCTGTCGTTCGCGTCGGCGTACCGCTGGCCGGCGGCGGCCTGGGACGACGTGCTGTTCGAGGCGCTCGAGACCGCGTGGGTGCGGCGCGCGCTGTCGCTGGGGTGA
- a CDS encoding NADP-dependent malic enzyme, producing the protein MARKEDALEYHSRGRRGKIEVVPSKPLVSQGDLSLAYTPGVAEPCLAIAADPDASWEYTARGNLVAVISNGTAVLGLGDIGPAAGKPVMEGKACLFKKFADIDVFDLEIAEKDVDRLVDIIASLEPTFGGINLEDISAPACFDVEEKLRARLSIPVFHDDQHGTAIISGAGLLNAAELAGKELADLRVVVSGAGAAAIACVEFFVSLGVTAANVVLVDSHGVIHAGRDDLNRHKSKFARPDDGRRTLADALVDADMFLGLSVANLVTPAMVQSMAARPIIFAMANPDPEIGYPEAVAARPDALVATGRSDYPNQVNNVLGFPYIFRGALDVRARSVSEPMKVAAARALAALTKAPVPESVVAAYGGKTLKFGPEYFIPKPFDPRVLWWVAPAVAEAAMASGVARLTVDVAEYRDKLMRRSSNAAFSIMRSMNRTARRDPRRIVFPEAGNLRVLRAVQQILDEEIARPVLLGRAGEIEALCAEASLDILDRVTLIDPNAPEHVADADRYAQRLTELRGRKGVTLPQARSLLRQSNYYGVMMLDAGDVEGLVGGFKRSYPDSVRPALQVLGLAPGAEVAVGMYMMILQNSVKFFGDTVFNIDPTAEQLADITVQMADAVAGFGVTPRIAMISYSSFGSVRHPDVTRVQQALAIARRRRPHLEIDGEMQPEMALDEARRAETYPFSTLTRNANTLVFDRLAAGNAAYQVLECLGGAAAVGPILLGVSKPVSLLQNESTVDDIVNMTAYTVMRAQTVERDRAAKA; encoded by the coding sequence ATGGCCCGCAAGGAAGACGCGCTCGAGTATCACAGCCGCGGTCGCCGCGGAAAGATCGAGGTCGTGCCCTCGAAGCCCCTGGTGAGCCAGGGCGACCTGTCGCTGGCGTACACGCCCGGCGTCGCCGAGCCGTGCCTCGCGATCGCCGCCGACCCCGACGCGTCGTGGGAGTACACCGCGCGCGGCAACCTGGTCGCGGTGATCTCCAACGGCACCGCCGTGCTCGGGCTCGGCGACATCGGCCCCGCCGCCGGCAAGCCGGTGATGGAGGGCAAGGCCTGCCTGTTCAAGAAGTTCGCCGACATCGACGTGTTCGATCTCGAGATCGCCGAGAAGGACGTCGATCGCCTGGTCGACATCATCGCCTCGCTCGAGCCGACCTTCGGCGGCATCAACCTCGAGGACATCAGCGCCCCGGCCTGCTTCGACGTCGAGGAGAAGCTGCGCGCGCGCCTGTCGATCCCGGTGTTCCACGACGATCAGCACGGCACCGCGATCATCTCGGGCGCGGGGTTGCTCAACGCCGCCGAGCTGGCTGGCAAGGAGCTGGCCGACCTGCGGGTGGTGGTGTCGGGCGCGGGCGCCGCGGCGATCGCGTGCGTCGAGTTCTTCGTGTCGCTCGGGGTCACCGCCGCCAACGTCGTGCTGGTCGACTCGCACGGCGTGATCCACGCCGGCCGCGACGACCTCAACCGCCACAAGTCGAAGTTCGCGCGGCCCGACGACGGCCGACGCACGCTGGCCGACGCGCTGGTCGACGCCGACATGTTCCTGGGCCTGTCGGTGGCGAACCTGGTGACGCCGGCGATGGTGCAGTCGATGGCCGCGCGCCCGATCATCTTCGCGATGGCCAACCCCGATCCCGAGATCGGCTACCCCGAGGCGGTGGCGGCCCGCCCCGACGCGCTGGTCGCCACCGGCCGCTCGGACTACCCGAACCAGGTCAACAACGTGCTCGGATTCCCGTACATCTTCCGCGGCGCGCTCGACGTGCGCGCGCGCTCGGTCAGCGAGCCGATGAAGGTCGCGGCGGCGCGGGCGCTGGCGGCGCTGACCAAGGCGCCGGTGCCGGAGTCGGTGGTCGCGGCCTACGGCGGCAAGACCCTGAAGTTCGGCCCCGAGTACTTCATCCCCAAGCCGTTCGATCCGCGGGTGCTGTGGTGGGTGGCGCCGGCCGTGGCCGAGGCGGCGATGGCGTCGGGCGTGGCCCGCCTCACCGTCGACGTCGCCGAGTACCGCGACAAGCTCATGCGGCGCTCGTCCAACGCCGCGTTCTCGATCATGCGCTCGATGAACCGGACCGCGCGCCGCGATCCGCGCCGGATCGTGTTCCCCGAGGCCGGCAACCTGCGGGTGCTGCGCGCGGTCCAGCAGATCCTCGACGAGGAGATCGCGCGGCCGGTGCTGCTCGGGCGCGCCGGAGAGATCGAGGCGCTGTGCGCCGAGGCGTCGCTCGACATCCTCGATCGCGTGACGCTGATCGATCCCAACGCGCCCGAGCACGTCGCCGACGCCGACCGCTACGCGCAGCGGCTGACCGAGCTGCGCGGCCGCAAGGGCGTGACCTTGCCCCAGGCCCGCAGCCTGCTGCGCCAGAGCAACTACTACGGCGTGATGATGCTCGACGCCGGCGACGTCGAGGGCCTCGTCGGCGGCTTCAAGCGCAGCTACCCCGACAGCGTGCGACCGGCGCTGCAGGTCCTGGGGCTGGCGCCCGGCGCCGAGGTCGCGGTCGGCATGTACATGATGATCCTGCAGAACTCGGTGAAGTTCTTCGGCGACACCGTCTTCAACATCGATCCCACCGCCGAGCAGCTGGCCGACATCACCGTGCAGATGGCCGACGCGGTGGCCGGCTTCGGCGTCACGCCCCGGATCGCGATGATCTCGTACTCGAGCTTCGGCTCGGTCCGGCATCCGGACGTCACCCGGGTGCAGCAGGCGCTGGCGATCGCGCGCCGACGCCGGCCCCACCTCGAGATCGACGGCGAGATGCAGCCCGAGATGGCGCTCGACGAGGCCCGCCGGGCCGAGACCTACCCGTTCTCGACGTTGACCCGCAACGCCAACACGCTCGTGTTCGACCGCCTCGCGGCCGGCAACGCCGCCTACCAGGTGCTCGAGTGCCTCGGCGGCGCCGCCGCGGTCGGCCCGATCTTGCTGGGCGTGTCGAAGCCGGTGTCGCTGCTGCAGAACGAGAGCACCGTCGACGACATCGTCAACATGACCGCGTACACGGTCATGCGGGCGCAGACGGTCGAGCGCGACCGGGCCGCCAAGGCGTGA